One window of the Streptomyces sp. NBC_00259 genome contains the following:
- a CDS encoding nitroreductase/quinone reductase family protein, producing MSSSPHYLEAGPIALRFNRLVGWLARHGVSLLGSAELSVRGRKSGRMQRIPVNPHSHGAQRYLISARGHSQWVRNMRVAGGGELRVGRKVRGFTATEVTDAHEKLPVLRTYLERWGWEVNQYFQGVTAKSSDEEILAAAPDHPVFLINVKE from the coding sequence ATGTCGTCGTCGCCGCACTACCTCGAGGCCGGACCGATCGCACTCCGCTTCAACCGCCTCGTGGGCTGGCTGGCCCGGCACGGCGTCAGCCTGCTCGGCTCCGCCGAGCTCTCCGTACGCGGACGCAAGAGCGGCCGGATGCAGCGCATCCCCGTCAATCCGCACAGCCACGGCGCGCAGCGGTATCTGATCTCGGCCCGCGGCCACTCCCAGTGGGTGCGCAACATGCGCGTCGCGGGCGGCGGCGAGCTCCGCGTCGGCCGCAAGGTCCGCGGCTTCACCGCCACCGAGGTCACGGACGCCCACGAGAAGCTGCCCGTGCTGCGCACCTATCTGGAGCGCTGGGGCTGGGAGGTCAACCAGTACTTCCAGGGCGTGACCGCCAAGTCCTCCGACGAGGAGATCCTGGCGGCCGCACCCGACCATCCGGTGTTCCTGATCAACGTCAAGGAGTGA